The following are encoded in a window of Maridesulfovibrio ferrireducens genomic DNA:
- a CDS encoding OmpA family protein, protein MKSKKLISLLALTLITFMALGSMASAESKIVLKPKVDAFALFVDTSPSMNEAYKATGNSKIIAGLNALKHLNGVIPNLGYQSALYTMPDFITYSPKATYNKSAIAKGLASTPTDLPFFKSTPMGKGFADLDGVLSTWKGKLAVIFVSDGLSNTGRNPAAIISNMSKKYGDRFCLHTISVADTPKGLAMMKRLASLTPCGVFVEASDLSNKAVLDKFAQDVFYTQEEELIVEIVPIVVVPPVQEKIVFRNLNFGFDKFQITEEMEPSLVEAAAMLEAYPNLKVMVGGHTDSTGPEAYNKGLSERRAKSVADWMAANGIASDRIVATGYGEMNPKYENTTKEGRKLNRRVEIDVEE, encoded by the coding sequence ATGAAAAGTAAAAAACTAATTTCACTTCTGGCTCTTACACTGATTACCTTCATGGCCCTTGGTTCAATGGCTTCTGCCGAAAGCAAAATTGTGCTTAAACCTAAAGTTGATGCCTTTGCATTATTTGTAGATACTTCACCTTCAATGAATGAAGCATACAAAGCTACCGGTAACTCTAAAATAATTGCCGGACTCAATGCATTAAAACATTTGAACGGAGTTATTCCTAACCTTGGATACCAGTCAGCGCTTTACACAATGCCTGATTTTATAACTTATTCTCCAAAGGCTACTTACAACAAAAGCGCAATAGCAAAAGGATTGGCCTCCACTCCTACTGACTTGCCTTTTTTCAAGTCTACACCAATGGGCAAAGGCTTTGCTGACTTAGACGGCGTACTTTCCACATGGAAAGGGAAATTAGCTGTAATCTTTGTTTCTGACGGTCTTTCCAACACCGGTAGAAACCCTGCAGCGATTATTTCCAACATGTCCAAAAAATACGGTGACCGTTTCTGCCTACACACAATCAGTGTTGCTGACACTCCAAAGGGACTCGCAATGATGAAACGTCTTGCTTCCCTCACTCCTTGCGGAGTATTTGTTGAAGCATCCGACCTTTCCAACAAAGCAGTACTTGATAAGTTTGCTCAGGATGTTTTCTACACTCAGGAAGAAGAACTTATCGTTGAAATCGTTCCAATTGTAGTTGTTCCACCTGTTCAGGAAAAAATTGTTTTCCGTAACCTGAACTTCGGCTTCGACAAGTTCCAGATCACCGAAGAAATGGAACCTTCCCTCGTTGAAGCAGCTGCAATGCTCGAAGCATATCCTAACCTGAAAGTTATGGTAGGCGGACACACTGACAGCACCGGCCCAGAAGCATACAATAAGGGTCTTTCCGAGCGCAGAGCAAAATCTGTAGCAGACTGGATGGCTGCCAACGGAATCGCATCAGATCGTATTGTTGCTACCGGATACGGCGAAATGAATCCTAAGTACGAAAACACCACTAAGGAAGGCCGTAAGCTTAACCGTCGTGTTGAAATCGACGTAGAAGAGTAG
- a CDS encoding methyl-accepting chemotaxis protein, which yields MNFIKDSLGNKVLVLTSLLTATVFICLFAANSYWQKNSMLHEIEGSAVRTADLLQLAIREPMAKGNNKATTEKFVTVAENYNDVSVYLTNYKGNITYSTSKNDLRSELAPKFDNPEIKALYAKSLKSVIKGGMLSEIGGKDVFVQVESVKNEKRCYHCHGSRQQILGSLVMVQDVSSQFGSLVDSQIKAAMLSFTGFVVLLGALLFFMRKSIVNRIEVITGATDEFTSGNLDAHFEVAGSDELSLLGNNLGEMARQIKDQLQYNKGVLNGITVPLFVADENNNIGFVNGPMLKILQKTEAAIIGSPVGSLFMKDGKAITTDALQNDGCPQDLLRYIREDGVEFPLRYQVCALLNAEDKIVGAIAVMVDLTEEEESRMHIEKQQEALLEVANEVTGVSAKLLSYSEELSQQMNELTIGVDTTAMQTGQVATAMEQMNATVLEVAQNTGETAEASERANTVARDGGEVVRNTVQEIHMVTKTTDRLAELLNDLSVRAENIGAVMSVINDIADQTNLLALNAAIEAARAGEAGRGFAVVADEVRKLAEKTMSATNEVEGAIDLIQQSTKKVVTEMSDARERVGRTVTMAEGAGGVLEAIVKESENIADMVRAIATAAEEQSATSDEVNNSVTEINGLSQTLSQGIMNANEGIQEVSEMAQHLSELVSRFK from the coding sequence ATGAATTTTATCAAAGACTCCCTTGGAAACAAAGTTCTGGTTTTGACCTCTTTGTTGACAGCGACAGTTTTTATTTGTCTGTTTGCAGCAAACTCTTACTGGCAGAAAAATTCAATGTTGCACGAGATTGAAGGTTCAGCTGTAAGAACTGCCGATTTGTTGCAGCTTGCGATTAGAGAGCCTATGGCTAAGGGTAACAATAAAGCGACCACTGAAAAGTTCGTCACAGTTGCAGAAAACTATAATGATGTAAGTGTGTATCTTACTAATTATAAAGGTAATATTACTTACTCTACTTCTAAAAATGATTTGCGCTCAGAGTTAGCTCCTAAATTTGATAATCCTGAAATTAAAGCCCTCTACGCGAAGAGCCTTAAGTCCGTGATTAAGGGAGGAATGCTTTCCGAGATTGGTGGTAAGGACGTTTTTGTTCAAGTAGAGTCAGTAAAAAATGAAAAACGTTGCTATCATTGCCATGGTAGCAGGCAGCAGATCCTTGGTTCGTTAGTAATGGTTCAGGATGTATCCAGTCAGTTTGGCTCCTTGGTAGACTCCCAGATTAAAGCGGCAATGCTTTCTTTTACCGGGTTTGTAGTTTTGCTTGGAGCGTTACTGTTCTTTATGCGCAAGTCTATTGTTAACAGGATTGAAGTTATCACCGGAGCTACTGATGAGTTTACAAGCGGCAACCTTGATGCTCACTTTGAAGTGGCCGGAAGTGATGAACTTAGTTTGCTCGGAAACAATCTCGGCGAAATGGCCAGACAGATTAAAGATCAGCTACAATATAATAAGGGTGTGTTGAACGGAATAACCGTGCCTTTGTTTGTAGCTGATGAAAATAATAATATCGGGTTTGTAAATGGACCGATGCTTAAGATTCTGCAAAAAACAGAAGCAGCAATTATCGGTTCACCGGTCGGTAGTCTCTTTATGAAAGACGGCAAAGCTATTACTACCGATGCCCTTCAAAATGATGGATGCCCTCAAGACTTGCTTCGCTATATTAGGGAAGACGGAGTTGAATTCCCGCTTAGGTATCAGGTTTGCGCTCTTTTAAATGCTGAGGATAAAATTGTCGGAGCTATTGCCGTCATGGTTGATCTCACTGAAGAAGAAGAAAGCCGGATGCATATTGAGAAGCAGCAGGAAGCTCTTCTTGAGGTTGCCAACGAAGTTACCGGAGTTTCAGCGAAACTGCTTTCCTATTCTGAAGAACTGTCACAGCAGATGAATGAACTCACTATTGGTGTTGATACCACTGCGATGCAGACCGGACAGGTTGCAACGGCTATGGAGCAGATGAATGCAACTGTTCTTGAGGTTGCGCAGAACACCGGTGAAACAGCTGAGGCTTCTGAAAGAGCTAACACCGTTGCCCGTGATGGCGGTGAAGTTGTCAGGAATACCGTTCAAGAAATTCATATGGTTACCAAGACCACTGATAGGCTTGCGGAACTTTTGAATGATCTATCTGTCCGCGCTGAGAATATCGGTGCCGTTATGTCGGTAATTAATGATATAGCAGACCAGACTAATCTTCTGGCTCTTAACGCAGCTATTGAAGCAGCCCGTGCCGGTGAAGCCGGACGAGGATTTGCGGTTGTTGCGGATGAAGTCCGTAAACTTGCAGAAAAGACGATGTCCGCAACCAATGAGGTTGAGGGCGCTATCGACTTGATTCAGCAGAGTACTAAAAAAGTCGTAACGGAAATGTCTGATGCCCGTGAGCGTGTCGGCAGAACCGTCACGATGGCTGAAGGTGCAGGTGGAGTTCTTGAGGCTATCGTCAAGGAATCTGAAAATATTGCCGACATGGTAAGAGCAATTGCCACTGCGGCTGAAGAGCAGTCTGCAACCAGTGACGAGGTTAACAACAGCGTTACTGAGATTAACGGCCTCTCACAGACTTTGTCACAGGGGATCATGAATGCGAATGAGGGAATTCAGGAAGTATCTGAAATGGCTCAACACTTAAGTGAGCTTGTCTCCCGCTTCAAATAG
- a CDS encoding CoB--CoM heterodisulfide reductase iron-sulfur subunit A family protein, which translates to MKIGVFICHCGTNIEGTVDTAAVAEASREFPGVVFATDTMYACSEPGQDGIIEAIKEHRLDGVVVASCSPRMHEPTFRRTLERAGLNRYLFEMANIREHVSWVGKDREANTNKASDLVRMAAAKLLKNRPLFSKQFPVNKSVMVIGGGVAGIQAALDCANGGLKVVLVEKETTIGGKMAKLDKTFPTVDCSSCVLGPLMVDVAQHPNITLHAYSEIEEVNGYVGNFEIQIKKKASYVNWDLCTGCGLCIEKCPSRKATDFFNEKLATTKAINIPFPQAIPKKAKIDPEFCMKIQKDKCGVCAKVCPSEAIDFTQQDEIITENVGAVVAATGYDLFDWTVYGEYGGGKYPDVITSLQYERMLSASGPSEGHIVRPSDGKEPKDVVFIQCVGSRDKSVGRPYCSGFCCMYTAKQSILTKDHLPDSQSHVFYMDIRSPGKMYDEFTRRAMEEYGANYIRGRVSMVYPKGDKLVVRGADTLMGAQVEIDADLVVLAVGVESSVGATDLAKKLRISYDAYGFYMEGHPKLKPVETNTAGVYLAGACQGPKDIPASVAQGSAAASKVLGLFSQDMLASDPQVSVVDIKRCIGCGKCIQTCPFGAIKEIDFRGMKKADVIETICQGCGICTATCPQGAVQLQHFTDNQILAEVNAVCRF; encoded by the coding sequence ATGAAAATAGGAGTCTTTATCTGCCACTGCGGAACTAATATTGAAGGAACCGTGGATACTGCCGCGGTTGCTGAAGCTTCCCGGGAATTTCCCGGCGTAGTATTCGCAACAGATACAATGTACGCCTGCTCCGAACCCGGACAGGATGGTATAATAGAAGCTATTAAAGAACACCGTCTAGACGGTGTGGTTGTTGCATCCTGCTCACCAAGAATGCACGAACCTACTTTCCGCCGTACTTTGGAAAGAGCGGGTCTGAACCGCTACCTTTTCGAAATGGCGAACATAAGAGAACACGTTTCATGGGTAGGGAAGGACAGAGAAGCCAATACCAACAAGGCATCTGATCTTGTTCGGATGGCGGCTGCAAAACTTCTCAAGAACCGTCCACTGTTCTCCAAACAATTCCCTGTAAACAAGAGTGTCATGGTCATCGGTGGCGGTGTCGCCGGTATTCAGGCAGCTTTGGACTGTGCCAACGGTGGACTAAAAGTAGTCTTGGTTGAAAAAGAAACCACCATCGGCGGCAAGATGGCTAAACTGGATAAAACATTCCCTACTGTGGACTGTTCCAGTTGTGTCCTCGGACCTCTCATGGTTGATGTTGCACAGCATCCGAACATTACTCTCCACGCATATTCAGAAATCGAAGAAGTTAACGGTTATGTCGGAAACTTTGAGATCCAAATTAAAAAGAAAGCCAGCTACGTTAACTGGGATCTTTGCACAGGCTGTGGTCTATGTATTGAAAAATGTCCCAGCAGAAAAGCTACTGACTTCTTTAACGAAAAACTTGCAACGACAAAAGCTATCAATATCCCGTTCCCGCAGGCCATTCCTAAAAAAGCAAAGATCGACCCTGAATTCTGTATGAAAATACAGAAAGACAAATGTGGCGTCTGTGCAAAGGTCTGTCCTTCGGAAGCAATCGATTTTACTCAGCAAGATGAAATTATCACTGAAAATGTCGGCGCAGTTGTCGCGGCAACAGGATATGACCTCTTCGACTGGACTGTATACGGAGAATACGGCGGCGGAAAATACCCCGACGTTATTACCTCCCTGCAATACGAACGCATGCTTTCCGCTTCAGGACCAAGTGAAGGACACATCGTACGTCCTTCCGATGGCAAAGAACCTAAAGATGTTGTTTTCATCCAGTGTGTAGGATCTAGAGATAAATCTGTCGGCCGTCCGTATTGTTCCGGCTTCTGCTGTATGTACACAGCCAAGCAGTCAATTCTGACCAAAGACCACCTTCCCGATTCTCAGTCACATGTATTCTATATGGACATCCGCTCTCCCGGTAAAATGTACGACGAGTTTACCCGTCGCGCTATGGAAGAATATGGAGCCAACTACATCCGCGGTCGCGTTTCAATGGTCTATCCTAAAGGGGATAAACTGGTTGTCCGCGGTGCAGATACTCTTATGGGTGCTCAGGTTGAAATTGACGCAGATCTCGTTGTTCTCGCAGTTGGAGTAGAATCCTCTGTCGGAGCGACCGATCTGGCTAAAAAACTGCGTATCTCATACGATGCTTACGGCTTTTATATGGAAGGACATCCTAAACTTAAGCCTGTTGAAACAAACACTGCCGGGGTTTACCTCGCCGGAGCCTGTCAGGGACCGAAAGATATCCCTGCTTCAGTAGCACAGGGCAGCGCGGCAGCATCTAAAGTTCTGGGATTGTTCTCGCAAGACATGCTTGCAAGCGACCCGCAGGTTTCAGTAGTTGATATCAAGCGCTGTATCGGATGCGGAAAATGTATCCAGACATGCCCCTTCGGAGCCATCAAGGAAATTGATTTCCGCGGCATGAAAAAGGCCGATGTGATTGAAACAATTTGTCAGGGTTGCGGAATCTGTACAGCCACCTGTCCTCAGGGCGCAGTTCAGCTCCAGCATTTCACTGATAACCAGATTCTCGCGGAGGTTAACGCAGTATGCCGATTCTAG
- a CDS encoding CoB--CoM heterodisulfide reductase iron-sulfur subunit B family protein: MSDSLTYAYYPGCSGTGTSIEYDMSTRAVCAELGITLTEIPDWSCCGSTPAHTVDHTLSSALSARNLALVEKMSLDTAITPCPSCLTNLKTATHRMKNDGFRDKVNKLLDTPYQGGVATKSVLQIIVEDMGLEALKAKVVKPLKGLNVAAYYGCIMNRPPEVMNFDDPEHPMAMDNIMTALGATVLPYPLKVECCGASFGIPRKDIVMSLSSKLLDAAKDIGAEALVTACPLCQMNLDLRQDQVNSAAGTNHHIPVFYYTQLIGLALGLSEKELGIDKLCVDPRKVINAIGRDETS; encoded by the coding sequence ATGAGTGATTCCTTAACTTATGCGTATTATCCAGGTTGCTCCGGTACCGGAACTTCTATTGAATATGACATGTCCACCCGCGCAGTCTGTGCAGAACTGGGCATAACGCTGACCGAAATCCCCGATTGGAGTTGCTGCGGTTCCACCCCGGCACACACAGTCGATCATACTTTGTCCTCAGCTCTTTCGGCCCGCAATCTTGCTCTGGTCGAAAAAATGAGTCTGGACACAGCGATCACACCTTGTCCCAGTTGCCTGACCAACCTCAAGACAGCCACTCATAGAATGAAAAATGACGGCTTTCGCGACAAGGTAAACAAACTGCTCGACACCCCCTATCAGGGCGGAGTCGCAACGAAGTCCGTATTGCAGATTATTGTTGAAGACATGGGACTCGAAGCTCTGAAAGCCAAGGTTGTTAAACCACTTAAAGGACTTAACGTCGCGGCATATTACGGTTGCATCATGAACCGCCCGCCGGAAGTCATGAACTTTGACGACCCTGAGCACCCCATGGCAATGGACAATATCATGACAGCTCTGGGAGCAACGGTCCTTCCTTACCCGCTTAAAGTTGAGTGCTGCGGAGCCTCATTCGGTATCCCTCGTAAGGATATTGTTATGAGCCTTTCCAGCAAACTGCTTGACGCAGCAAAAGACATCGGAGCTGAAGCGCTGGTTACGGCCTGCCCTTTGTGCCAGATGAATCTTGATCTGCGACAGGATCAGGTAAACTCTGCTGCCGGAACCAATCACCATATCCCGGTGTTTTACTACACCCAGCTTATCGGATTGGCTCTCGGACTAAGCGAAAAGGAACTCGGAATCGACAAGCTCTGCGTGGACCCTCGCAAAGTCATTAATGCCATCGGCAGGGACGAGACCTCCTAA
- a CDS encoding 4Fe-4S dicluster domain-containing protein, producing the protein MQNLKDLKEQIRKALPELDVVIGWTGGYDPLHATPHFIRRDEDIDKLQVDALCVHNLATYLPALRGKKVGIVVKGCDSRSVVELLQENLIDRADVTIFGFGCNGVVDQTKIRRIVGDVGNIDSCEISGSDVTVSASGAEHKLPLGDVLADKCATCRYPNAVLSDHFAGEEVTTTATFEDGYKDVVEFEEKPVEEKFGFWLKEMDRCIRCYACRNACPLCVCRDHCVAQSRDPHWLSQEAHVRDKWMFQVIHAYHLAGRCTECGECQRACPVDIPILLFKKKMNKEIKEVFDYEAGIDPEATPPLMTFKTEEDKIRERKW; encoded by the coding sequence GTGCAAAATCTGAAAGATCTGAAAGAACAAATCAGGAAAGCCCTGCCGGAATTAGATGTTGTGATAGGATGGACGGGTGGATATGACCCGCTTCACGCCACTCCGCATTTCATTCGCAGGGATGAAGATATTGATAAACTTCAAGTGGACGCGCTTTGCGTTCATAACCTTGCCACCTATCTGCCCGCCCTGCGCGGCAAAAAGGTCGGCATTGTAGTAAAAGGTTGCGACAGCCGCTCCGTAGTTGAATTACTACAGGAAAATCTTATCGACCGCGCAGATGTAACCATCTTCGGGTTCGGTTGTAACGGTGTCGTAGACCAGACCAAAATCCGTAGAATAGTAGGAGACGTTGGAAACATCGACTCCTGTGAAATCTCCGGATCAGACGTCACGGTCAGCGCTTCCGGCGCAGAACACAAACTCCCCCTGGGAGATGTTCTTGCCGACAAATGCGCAACCTGCCGTTACCCTAATGCAGTGCTGAGCGATCACTTTGCAGGAGAAGAAGTAACAACCACAGCAACATTTGAAGACGGTTACAAAGATGTAGTCGAATTTGAAGAAAAGCCTGTGGAAGAAAAATTCGGATTCTGGCTGAAAGAAATGGACCGTTGCATTCGCTGTTACGCATGCCGCAACGCATGCCCGTTATGCGTATGCCGCGACCACTGTGTTGCTCAAAGCCGCGATCCTCACTGGCTGAGTCAGGAAGCCCATGTTCGTGACAAATGGATGTTTCAGGTTATCCACGCCTATCATCTTGCCGGACGCTGCACTGAGTGTGGAGAATGTCAGCGGGCATGTCCTGTAGATATTCCCATCCTCCTGTTCAAGAAAAAAATGAACAAAGAGATCAAAGAAGTCTTCGACTATGAAGCCGGAATAGATCCGGAAGCGACACCACCGCTCATGACCTTCAAAACCGAAGAAGATAAGATCAGAGAGAGGAAATGGTAA
- a CDS encoding cytochrome c family protein, with protein MRGKSYTIRIGVFLTILTVFGLSFVGYGVTNSATYVGSEACAECHEKEFSNYSKYSKKAHSSASIKIMASDLAQDELKDCYSCHATGYGKPGGFVSFEKTPQLADAGCEVCHGPGSLHVEDGDPELIKAKVDIKDCETCHNADRVENFNFKPLIYGGAH; from the coding sequence ATGCGAGGAAAAAGCTATACCATACGAATCGGTGTTTTTTTAACGATACTGACCGTGTTCGGGCTGTCGTTCGTTGGTTATGGTGTCACAAATTCGGCAACCTATGTTGGATCAGAAGCTTGTGCAGAGTGTCATGAGAAAGAATTTTCAAACTATAGCAAGTACTCTAAAAAAGCTCACTCCAGTGCAAGTATTAAAATTATGGCTTCTGATCTTGCTCAGGACGAACTTAAGGATTGTTATTCCTGTCATGCCACAGGATATGGCAAACCCGGCGGTTTTGTTTCATTTGAAAAAACGCCTCAGTTAGCTGATGCCGGTTGTGAAGTTTGTCATGGACCGGGGTCACTTCATGTTGAAGATGGAGATCCTGAGCTTATTAAAGCTAAGGTTGATATCAAGGACTGTGAAACCTGTCATAATGCCGACAGAGTTGAGAACTTTAACTTTAAACCGCTGATTTATGGCGGCGCACACTAA
- a CDS encoding 4Fe-4S dicluster domain-containing protein: MEIVNITKTYDANFVRQVEEESGQNMSLCYQCGNCTAGCPYTFVYDIPVNQIMRLVQTGQKETVLKCKSLWLCATCESCTTRCPNNIDVAHIMDVLRHMARREGYAPVPTVKSFWDSFLSSVENNGRVFEIGLLASYITKTGRFWTDVDLGPKVLPKGKMHFTPPQIQGKEEVKKIFNRFKEESRK, encoded by the coding sequence ATGGAAATAGTTAATATTACCAAAACTTACGACGCTAATTTTGTAAGGCAAGTCGAAGAAGAAAGCGGCCAGAACATGAGCCTCTGCTATCAATGCGGTAACTGTACCGCAGGGTGCCCATATACATTTGTATATGACATACCTGTGAATCAGATTATGCGCCTTGTACAAACTGGGCAGAAAGAAACTGTTCTGAAATGTAAATCTCTTTGGCTATGTGCAACATGTGAATCATGCACAACAAGATGTCCAAACAACATTGATGTAGCACACATAATGGACGTATTACGCCACATGGCCCGCCGTGAAGGCTATGCTCCAGTGCCTACTGTTAAATCCTTCTGGGACAGTTTCCTGTCATCAGTTGAAAATAACGGACGAGTCTTTGAAATAGGGCTTCTAGCGTCCTATATCACTAAAACCGGACGCTTCTGGACAGACGTCGATCTGGGACCAAAAGTTCTGCCCAAAGGGAAAATGCACTTCACGCCTCCCCAGATACAGGGCAAAGAAGAAGTCAAAAAGATCTTTAACCGATTCAAAGAGGAGTCTCGTAAATGA
- a CDS encoding hydrogenase iron-sulfur subunit → MPILEGKELRIVGFLCNWCSYGGADTAGVGRFKQPTDLRVIKVPCSGRIDPLFIVKTLMSGADGVLVSGCHPRDCHYTEGNFYARRRLEMLKRFLPIMGIDAKRFEYTWVSASEGQRWQEVVTKFTEQIHELGPAPKIAGADAEETLKLMEAAL, encoded by the coding sequence ATGCCGATTCTAGAAGGTAAAGAACTTAGAATCGTCGGTTTTCTCTGTAACTGGTGTTCCTATGGCGGTGCTGATACCGCCGGAGTAGGAAGATTCAAACAACCGACAGATTTGCGAGTTATAAAGGTTCCCTGTTCAGGTAGAATTGACCCCCTGTTTATCGTCAAGACTCTCATGTCCGGCGCTGACGGAGTGCTGGTTTCCGGCTGTCATCCTAGAGACTGCCATTATACCGAAGGCAACTTCTACGCCCGCCGCAGATTGGAAATGCTGAAAAGATTCCTTCCGATCATGGGTATTGATGCCAAGCGTTTTGAATACACTTGGGTTTCAGCCTCTGAAGGGCAACGCTGGCAGGAAGTCGTGACGAAATTCACCGAGCAAATCCATGAGCTTGGACCCGCCCCTAAAATAGCTGGAGCGGATGCAGAAGAGACTCTCAAATTGATGGAAGCGGCTCTTTAA
- a CDS encoding serine dehydratase subunit alpha family protein, whose product MNYTVKEILHLEVAPALGCTEPVAIALATAAAASVINNERPDHIEIWVDPNIYKNGLAVIIPGTGGLNGLDTAAALGALCGDPALGLEVLEPVTDEGVNAACKFKNENKVAVNLLQDQKGIYVRALLTYKDHVTEAIIEGVHDNITSLTMDSLPVTDSPLVKRTQAEKADVFKLEDFIKKLSLDDLIDMINDLDKDDFTFLKEGITYNMRLADYGLKHGSGLGVGLALERLARLKLLTRDMILSARIITSAAADARMGGIKLPAMSSGGSGNHGLTAILPIYAVSKFVDCDEKTLLEAIALSHLVTAYVKAQTGRLSAVCGCSVAAGAGATAGTTYLMGGTSSQMAGAITNLTEDLAGIICDGAKSGCALKLATAAGTAVQAALFAIHGVNVHSTDGIIGTSPEQTMQNIGTLSTQGMIDTDRTILKIMLEKHFAATNI is encoded by the coding sequence ATGAATTATACCGTAAAAGAAATACTCCACCTTGAGGTGGCTCCGGCACTTGGGTGTACTGAACCTGTAGCAATTGCCCTTGCTACAGCGGCGGCCGCTTCAGTTATTAATAATGAACGCCCGGATCATATAGAAATATGGGTTGATCCAAACATTTATAAAAATGGACTGGCTGTTATTATTCCCGGAACGGGTGGACTTAACGGGCTTGATACTGCGGCGGCTTTAGGAGCTTTATGCGGCGATCCGGCTCTTGGACTTGAAGTTCTGGAACCCGTCACTGATGAGGGTGTCAACGCAGCCTGCAAATTTAAAAATGAAAACAAAGTTGCAGTTAACCTGCTTCAGGATCAAAAAGGAATCTATGTCAGAGCCTTATTGACCTATAAAGACCACGTAACCGAAGCAATCATCGAAGGTGTTCACGACAATATCACCAGCCTCACGATGGATTCTCTTCCGGTTACAGATTCTCCGCTGGTAAAAAGAACACAAGCTGAAAAAGCTGACGTGTTCAAGCTTGAAGATTTCATTAAAAAACTTTCTCTGGATGACTTGATCGATATGATCAACGACCTTGATAAAGATGATTTTACTTTTCTCAAAGAAGGTATCACATATAATATGAGGCTCGCCGACTACGGCCTCAAACACGGTTCGGGACTTGGTGTAGGTCTTGCCCTTGAAAGACTTGCCCGCTTGAAACTCCTGACTCGCGATATGATTCTTTCTGCCCGGATTATCACCTCCGCGGCGGCAGATGCAAGAATGGGTGGAATTAAACTCCCCGCCATGAGTTCCGGGGGATCTGGAAATCACGGTTTAACAGCTATTTTGCCGATTTATGCGGTCAGCAAGTTTGTCGACTGTGATGAAAAGACCCTACTCGAAGCAATCGCACTCAGCCACCTTGTGACAGCTTACGTTAAAGCTCAGACAGGCAGACTGTCAGCTGTCTGCGGATGTTCCGTTGCAGCAGGCGCAGGAGCTACAGCAGGTACTACCTATTTAATGGGAGGAACTTCAAGCCAGATGGCCGGAGCCATAACCAACCTCACTGAAGATCTGGCAGGCATAATTTGTGACGGAGCAAAATCAGGTTGCGCTTTAAAGCTCGCAACAGCTGCCGGAACTGCTGTTCAAGCCGCACTGTTTGCAATCCACGGTGTAAATGTCCATTCGACTGATGGTATTATCGGAACATCCCCCGAGCAGACAATGCAAAACATAGGAACTCTCAGTACGCAGGGAATGATAGACACAGACAGAACAATCCTTAAAATAATGCTCGAAAAACACTTTGCGGCTACAAATATTTAA